A single Pedobacter sp. PACM 27299 DNA region contains:
- the ppnP gene encoding pyrimidine/purine nucleoside phosphorylase yields MSHSHHTAPAAETVSHNVYFEGKVQSLGMETPTGKATVGVMKRGSYTFSAASAETMVVISGRMQVRLPGMDGQQQYEAQESFEVPAGSSFEVHCEADVAYICYYA; encoded by the coding sequence ATGAGTCATTCTCACCATACTGCTCCGGCAGCAGAAACCGTATCCCACAATGTATATTTTGAAGGCAAAGTTCAGAGTCTGGGCATGGAAACGCCAACAGGTAAAGCCACCGTTGGGGTCATGAAACGAGGAAGTTATACATTTTCAGCCGCTTCAGCAGAAACCATGGTTGTGATATCGGGCCGTATGCAAGTGCGCTTGCCTGGTATGGATGGCCAGCAGCAATATGAAGCACAGGAATCATTTGAAGTTCCTGCCGGCAGTTCTTTCGAGGTACACTGCGAAGCCGATGTTGCTTACATCTGTTACTACGCCTAA
- a CDS encoding KTSC domain-containing protein has product MKKIVDYRKLLGVQKDAELKELKTIYRNLMKDWHPDKFQDSEEAKAEAEAKSKEIIEAYHFLVSIAPETLELSIEEYTQTTATCGIADYTWAGLVLTVHFLDGSAYEYFGVPKAVYVKLVNADSPGRFARRHIFNSFPYRNIAKLQTA; this is encoded by the coding sequence ATGAAGAAGATTGTTGACTACAGAAAGCTATTAGGTGTACAAAAAGATGCCGAATTAAAAGAATTGAAGACCATTTACAGGAATTTGATGAAAGACTGGCACCCGGATAAATTCCAGGATAGTGAAGAAGCTAAAGCAGAAGCAGAGGCTAAAAGTAAGGAAATCATTGAAGCATATCATTTCTTAGTAAGTATTGCTCCAGAAACATTAGAGCTTTCTATTGAAGAATATACGCAAACTACTGCAACTTGCGGTATTGCTGATTATACTTGGGCAGGTTTAGTGCTAACCGTTCATTTCTTGGATGGCAGTGCTTATGAATACTTTGGTGTTCCTAAAGCTGTTTACGTGAAATTGGTTAATGCTGATTCTCCAGGTAGATTCGCACGTCGTCATATCTTCAATTCATTCCCATATAGAAATATAGCTAAACTTCAAACTGCATAA
- a CDS encoding response regulator transcription factor: MFKIGLAEDDLKIAGLIKTGLEEQGYLVTIESNGEQALKTFKDQDFHLVILDIMMPGLNGIAVCKALRHTDKNLPILMLTALGTIDDKVTGLNSGADDYLVKPFHFKELLARIEALLRRQHGVIGSSTEDHILSFDDISLNTYSKEVKRAGVLIELTAKEHTLLELFLRNPNRLLSRQYIAENAWDISFDTGTNVIDVYINFLRKKIEKGFARKLIHTKIGMGYILK, from the coding sequence ATGTTTAAAATCGGATTAGCAGAAGATGACCTTAAAATAGCCGGATTGATAAAAACCGGATTGGAAGAGCAGGGATACCTGGTTACCATCGAATCTAACGGGGAACAGGCCCTAAAAACATTTAAAGATCAGGACTTTCATCTGGTGATTCTGGACATCATGATGCCCGGATTAAATGGCATTGCGGTTTGTAAAGCATTGCGTCATACCGATAAAAATCTGCCAATTTTAATGCTTACCGCATTGGGAACAATTGACGATAAGGTGACAGGATTAAACTCCGGCGCAGACGATTATTTAGTAAAACCATTCCATTTCAAGGAGTTACTCGCCAGAATAGAAGCACTGCTGCGCAGGCAGCATGGAGTAATTGGCAGCAGCACTGAAGATCATATCTTAAGTTTTGACGACATCAGTCTGAATACTTATAGCAAAGAGGTAAAAAGAGCGGGGGTACTTATTGAGCTGACGGCAAAAGAACATACGCTGCTGGAATTGTTTCTGCGCAATCCAAACCGTTTGCTTTCCCGACAATACATCGCGGAAAACGCCTGGGACATTAGTTTTGACACGGGTACCAATGTGATTGATGTTTACATCAATTTCCTGCGTAAAAAAATAGAAAAAGGTTTTGCCCGTAAACTCATCCACACCAAAATCGGCATGGGTTATATCCTTAAATAG
- a CDS encoding sensor histidine kinase encodes MKLKDRLSLYFTLISTLTLLAVLCAVYFTFIKFLEADFFDRLTDRTMVTAKLYLEADEISADSLNTVRNQYLKTLNGEVIRIYNSKNRATFIGDDQQYWSHETIEKVRKNKKIQFIDGDRQVVGIFYKDNQGDFVILASGIDQSTHLRIDKLQKIMVMIFVFIFIGLLLSGRWIAKKILKPLDRFIEEVKQIKSSNLHFRVQEGNNKDEISLLAQNFNNLMEHLEQAFVLQKTFIANASHELRTPITRMMIAAEITLSQERQIEDYKKALLSVMEDSEKMDNIITGLLNLAQADLEFGAPELQDIRIDESLWAISEEWNKKESGKLLVDIKNMPEDPAELLIKANPTLLGIALNNIISNAFKFSDHQDVHCLLDIQEKETIISIKDQGPGISEAIQEEIFKPFYSFSPENGHEGSGMGLYMAHKIITLFKGTLTVQSKEGHGARFILRFPKP; translated from the coding sequence ATGAAACTGAAAGACCGTCTTTCTTTATATTTCACACTCATCAGTACATTAACCCTGCTGGCAGTATTGTGTGCGGTCTATTTTACTTTCATCAAATTTTTAGAAGCAGATTTTTTTGACCGGCTCACCGACCGGACTATGGTTACGGCCAAACTCTATCTGGAAGCGGATGAGATCTCTGCAGATTCATTGAATACAGTTAGAAATCAATACCTGAAAACCTTAAATGGAGAGGTGATCAGGATTTACAACTCAAAAAACAGGGCTACTTTTATTGGAGACGACCAGCAATACTGGAGTCATGAAACGATTGAGAAAGTCAGAAAAAACAAGAAAATCCAATTTATTGATGGCGACAGACAGGTGGTCGGCATTTTTTACAAAGACAATCAGGGCGATTTCGTGATCCTCGCCTCCGGCATAGACCAAAGTACACACCTCCGAATAGACAAGCTGCAGAAAATCATGGTGATGATTTTTGTGTTCATATTTATTGGGCTCCTGCTCTCTGGAAGATGGATTGCAAAAAAAATATTAAAACCCTTGGATCGCTTTATAGAGGAGGTAAAGCAGATCAAATCCAGCAACCTTCATTTTAGGGTTCAAGAGGGAAATAATAAGGATGAGATCAGCCTGCTCGCACAGAACTTCAACAACCTCATGGAGCATTTGGAACAGGCTTTTGTACTGCAAAAAACCTTTATTGCCAATGCCTCTCATGAGCTGCGAACTCCGATTACCAGGATGATGATCGCTGCAGAAATCACCCTATCGCAGGAAAGACAAATAGAGGATTATAAAAAGGCCTTACTTTCTGTGATGGAAGATTCCGAAAAGATGGACAACATCATCACGGGACTGCTCAACCTTGCACAGGCAGACCTGGAATTTGGTGCCCCGGAATTACAGGACATCAGAATTGATGAAAGTCTCTGGGCCATATCGGAAGAATGGAACAAAAAAGAAAGCGGCAAGCTCTTGGTAGACATAAAAAACATGCCGGAAGACCCTGCTGAATTGCTGATCAAAGCCAATCCTACCCTATTGGGCATCGCTTTAAATAATATCATTTCCAATGCGTTTAAATTCTCCGACCATCAGGATGTGCATTGCTTACTGGATATCCAGGAAAAAGAAACCATCATTTCTATCAAGGATCAAGGTCCGGGGATTTCTGAAGCAATACAAGAAGAGATTTTTAAACCTTTTTACAGTTTCAGTCCAGAAAACGGGCATGAAGGCAGCGGAATGGGTCTTTATATGGCGCATAAAATCATTACGCTGTTTAAAGGCACGCTAACCGTGCAATCGAAAGAAGGCCATGGAGCTCGTTTTATCCTTCGTTTCCCTAAACCTTAA
- a CDS encoding TolC family protein, protein MKRQLILSGLLILGFSVTGMAQDSLKLSLREAEQLFIKGNYELIAQNYQTEEAKAEIITAKLFDNPELSYENLFYNHETKKFFQTSMAYGQYNAQISQLIKLAGKRNKNIQLANTGVKLAEYAYFDLMRTLRYNLRSDFYKAYYAQQSAAIYQQQIISLEQLLQASEQQLKLGNIALKDIIRIKSLVYNLKAEHTGLLNDIEDMETSLKLMTNIKPDVALQLSVPAEDEQNFSFEKQPYLQLLESAKANRADLQLAKTTVSNAENNLRVQKANAIPDVELSLSYDLKGNYPEKYTGLGIKIPLPLFNRNQGEIKKAKIAIAAGNIGIQQKENALENEVYNSYKSAIRTEGLYQSLDHNFSTDFTKLIHEVTKNYRSRNISLIEFLDFYDSYKENTLQLNRLKYERMNAKEEINYVTGSNIFK, encoded by the coding sequence ATGAAAAGACAATTAATTCTGAGCGGCCTGCTCATTCTGGGATTTAGCGTGACAGGTATGGCGCAAGACAGCCTAAAACTTTCTCTCCGGGAAGCCGAGCAATTATTTATCAAGGGAAACTACGAGCTTATTGCCCAAAATTACCAAACGGAAGAAGCGAAAGCAGAGATCATTACGGCCAAGCTTTTCGACAATCCAGAGCTGAGCTATGAGAATCTTTTTTACAACCATGAGACTAAAAAGTTCTTTCAAACCTCTATGGCTTACGGGCAATACAACGCACAGATTTCTCAGCTGATTAAGCTGGCGGGAAAAAGAAATAAGAACATTCAATTGGCTAATACTGGGGTTAAATTAGCAGAATACGCCTATTTCGACTTGATGCGCACCTTGCGATATAACCTGCGCAGTGATTTTTACAAGGCCTACTATGCGCAGCAGTCTGCAGCCATTTACCAGCAGCAAATCATTTCGCTGGAACAGCTTTTACAAGCTTCAGAACAGCAGCTTAAACTCGGCAATATTGCCCTTAAGGACATCATCAGAATTAAGTCACTGGTTTACAACTTAAAAGCAGAACACACCGGTTTACTGAATGATATTGAAGATATGGAAACCTCTTTAAAGTTGATGACCAATATCAAACCTGATGTGGCTTTACAACTGAGTGTTCCTGCTGAGGATGAGCAAAACTTTTCATTTGAAAAACAGCCTTACTTACAATTACTGGAAAGTGCAAAGGCAAACCGTGCAGATCTGCAGCTGGCAAAAACAACAGTCAGCAATGCGGAAAATAACCTGCGTGTCCAAAAAGCCAACGCCATTCCTGACGTAGAACTTTCGCTCAGCTATGATTTGAAAGGTAATTATCCAGAAAAATATACAGGTTTGGGTATTAAAATTCCATTGCCACTTTTTAATAGAAATCAAGGGGAAATCAAGAAGGCTAAAATTGCCATAGCAGCGGGTAATATCGGCATCCAGCAAAAGGAAAATGCCCTGGAAAATGAAGTCTACAACAGTTATAAATCTGCGATCAGAACAGAAGGTTTGTACCAGAGCCTGGACCATAATTTCAGCACAGATTTCACAAAACTCATTCATGAAGTGACTAAAAATTACCGCAGCAGGAACATCAGCCTGATCGAGTTTCTGGATTTCTATGATTCCTACAAAGAAAACACCTTGCAGCTGAACCGTCTGAAATATGAACGGATGAATGCCAAGGAAGAAATTAATTATGTGACCGGATCTAATATTTTCAAATAA
- a CDS encoding efflux RND transporter periplasmic adaptor subunit, protein MQIFLKNISKLSFIGLVIASQSCSSSKEAPVSEKFVVTDSLLNKLLIDTVQQANSKTDLSFSAKITANEERKAEIFPMLSGVVRSVPVRLGDKVNAGQVLATMGSSEMAGFDKEVISAAAELRNAERQVKQAEELYKSGLSSARELEEAKNDFLIKQAENKRASATLKLNGGNSSGNYTIKSPLSGFIIEKNVNANMQLRPDHDKNLFTIADLSTVWAMVNIYESDISRIKEGDQVHLSILSYPEKPFTGKIDKIYNMIDNESKVMNARVSIANPGYLLKPGMMATVMISANSGSDLPLVNSRGIIFDDNKNYVLVVDGASKLRIQEIEIGRKTADKAYISKGLKAGDRVVASKQVFLFESLKN, encoded by the coding sequence ATGCAAATCTTTCTAAAAAACATCAGCAAACTCTCTTTCATTGGATTGGTTATCGCCAGTCAGAGTTGCAGCAGCTCAAAAGAAGCACCAGTATCAGAGAAATTTGTGGTGACCGATTCTCTCCTCAACAAGTTATTAATTGATACTGTACAGCAAGCAAATAGTAAGACTGACCTGAGTTTTTCTGCAAAAATCACCGCAAATGAAGAACGTAAGGCCGAGATTTTCCCTATGCTGAGCGGCGTAGTACGCAGTGTCCCGGTAAGATTGGGTGATAAAGTAAATGCAGGACAAGTATTGGCCACGATGGGCAGTTCAGAAATGGCTGGATTTGATAAGGAAGTAATCAGTGCTGCTGCAGAATTGAGAAATGCGGAACGACAAGTGAAACAGGCGGAAGAGCTTTATAAAAGTGGTTTATCATCGGCCAGAGAATTGGAGGAAGCTAAAAACGACTTCTTGATCAAGCAGGCGGAAAACAAACGCGCCAGTGCCACTCTAAAACTAAATGGCGGAAATAGCAGTGGGAATTACACTATTAAATCACCTTTATCAGGTTTCATCATCGAGAAAAATGTGAATGCAAACATGCAGCTGCGTCCTGATCATGATAAAAACCTGTTTACCATAGCAGATCTTTCTACCGTATGGGCGATGGTGAATATCTATGAATCTGACATCTCAAGAATCAAGGAAGGAGATCAAGTACACCTTTCTATCCTCTCTTATCCGGAAAAACCGTTCACAGGAAAGATCGATAAGATTTACAATATGATCGATAATGAAAGCAAGGTGATGAATGCAAGGGTCAGTATCGCCAATCCTGGCTATTTATTAAAACCAGGGATGATGGCTACGGTAATGATTTCTGCGAATTCAGGATCAGACCTTCCCCTGGTCAATTCCAGAGGCATTATTTTCGATGACAACAAAAACTATGTACTGGTGGTAGATGGCGCGAGTAAATTACGCATTCAGGAAATAGAAATCGGCCGTAAGACCGCGGATAAGGCCTATATCAGTAAAGGATTGAAGGCTGGCGACCGTGTGGTTGCTTCCAAGCAGGTATTTTTATTCGAAAGCCTAAAAAACTAA
- a CDS encoding efflux RND transporter permease subunit, with amino-acid sequence MNKFIKTIIGFSLNNKYFIFFATFILILAGYFSFKHTTIEAFPDVTNTNITIITQWPGRSAEEVEKFVSRPLEIAMNPTEKRTSIRSSSLFGLSIVKITFEDNVDYAEARVQVNNHIDEADLPEGLKPEIQPPYGPTGEIFRYTLSSDKKSVRELKTLQDWVIQRELLSVPGIADVVSFGGEVKSYQITVDPQKAIQYGVSATELFEAVSKSNINVGGDVIVQGGQAYVVRGIGILNNIDEIKNVVVDNFNGTPVYVKTIAEVAESALPRLGQVGRDLDPDVVEGIVVMRKGENPSEVISKLKEKIKDINENILPGDVKINPFYDREDLVNYATHTVIGNMMEGIIFVTLIVFLFMADWRTTLIVSIVIPLALLFAFICLKMKGMSANLLSMGAIDFGIIIDGAVVMVEGIFVALDHKAKKVGMEKFNRLSKLGLIKKAALENGKGIFFAKLIIITGLLPIFTFEKVEGKMFSPLAWTLSFALLGALLLTFTLVPALASVLLKKNVREKHNIFLEFVIKYVTMFYDKCFKFRKLAFGISIGLLVVGLFSAKFLGTEFLPTLDEGSIYVRATGPLSISLDETKKLSNDIRKIFLSFEEVKQVMSQTGRPNDGTDATGFYNMEFHVDIFPKKEWKRKQTKEQLIERMQEKLKSFPGISLNFSQPISDNVEEAVSGVKGSIVVKMFGNDFEFIEKEEEKIENILKTVEGIEDLGILRNLGQPELQINLDQNKMALYGVSTADANAVIEMAIGGKAATQIYEGERKFDLIIRYPEDFRKDESDIAKLRIPTISGAKVPLGEIASIKKITGPSMIYRDKHQRYGAIKFSIRGRDMGSVIAEAQAKVNEKIKLPKEYKLEWAGDFENQQRATSRLSQAVPISLLLIFLILFVLLGNIKDSLLVLNNVPFAMVGGILAILATGINFNISAGIGFIALFGICVQNGVILITKFKHNIIELRHRPDWTFADAIKDGVSSRIRPVLMTAMMAAIGLMPAAMSTGIGAEASKPLAIVVIGGLITDTLFNLFVYPIVFYWAYQKKVNQMN; translated from the coding sequence ATGAATAAATTCATTAAGACCATCATCGGCTTTTCGCTAAATAACAAGTATTTTATTTTCTTTGCCACTTTCATTTTGATCCTGGCAGGGTACTTTAGTTTCAAACATACTACGATTGAAGCTTTCCCCGATGTGACCAATACCAATATTACCATCATCACCCAATGGCCCGGACGAAGTGCAGAAGAGGTCGAAAAGTTTGTGAGCAGGCCTTTAGAGATCGCCATGAATCCTACCGAGAAAAGGACGAGTATCCGATCCTCCTCTCTATTTGGCTTATCCATTGTAAAGATCACTTTTGAAGACAATGTAGATTATGCCGAAGCCAGGGTCCAGGTGAACAACCATATTGATGAAGCAGATTTACCGGAAGGGCTGAAACCAGAGATACAACCTCCTTACGGACCTACAGGAGAAATTTTCCGCTATACTTTAAGCAGTGACAAAAAATCAGTCAGGGAGTTAAAAACCTTGCAGGATTGGGTGATCCAGCGGGAATTACTTTCCGTTCCAGGCATTGCCGATGTAGTGAGTTTCGGTGGAGAGGTCAAATCTTATCAGATCACTGTAGATCCACAAAAAGCAATACAATATGGGGTAAGTGCGACTGAATTATTTGAGGCAGTTTCCAAAAGCAACATCAATGTTGGCGGGGATGTGATTGTTCAGGGCGGACAGGCTTATGTGGTTCGTGGAATCGGGATCTTGAACAATATTGATGAAATAAAAAATGTAGTGGTTGATAACTTTAACGGCACTCCTGTTTACGTTAAAACAATCGCTGAAGTCGCAGAATCGGCATTACCGCGGTTAGGGCAGGTAGGCCGGGACCTCGATCCCGACGTGGTTGAAGGGATCGTGGTGATGCGCAAAGGGGAAAACCCAAGCGAGGTAATCAGCAAGCTGAAAGAAAAGATTAAAGACATCAATGAAAATATACTACCGGGAGATGTAAAGATTAACCCTTTCTATGACCGGGAAGACCTGGTTAACTATGCTACGCATACGGTAATCGGCAATATGATGGAAGGGATTATTTTTGTGACCCTGATCGTATTTCTGTTCATGGCCGATTGGCGCACTACATTAATTGTATCTATTGTCATTCCTTTAGCCTTGTTATTTGCCTTCATCTGTCTAAAAATGAAGGGGATGTCGGCCAACTTATTATCTATGGGGGCAATTGACTTTGGGATCATCATTGATGGTGCTGTAGTCATGGTTGAGGGTATTTTTGTTGCCCTCGACCATAAAGCCAAAAAGGTGGGCATGGAGAAATTCAACCGCCTGAGTAAACTGGGATTGATCAAGAAAGCAGCGCTGGAGAATGGAAAAGGTATTTTCTTTGCCAAACTGATCATCATTACCGGCTTACTGCCGATCTTCACTTTTGAGAAGGTGGAAGGAAAGATGTTCTCCCCATTGGCATGGACACTAAGTTTTGCTTTACTGGGTGCCCTGCTCCTTACATTTACCCTAGTGCCGGCATTGGCCAGTGTACTGTTAAAGAAAAACGTAAGAGAGAAGCACAACATATTCTTGGAGTTCGTTATTAAATACGTGACCATGTTCTATGATAAGTGTTTTAAATTCAGAAAACTGGCATTTGGTATTTCTATAGGTCTCCTGGTGGTTGGGCTGTTCAGCGCTAAATTTCTGGGTACAGAATTCTTGCCTACTTTGGATGAAGGATCTATCTATGTCCGTGCGACCGGCCCGCTGAGCATCTCGCTCGATGAGACAAAAAAGCTTTCAAATGACATCCGAAAGATCTTTTTAAGCTTCGAGGAAGTTAAGCAGGTGATGTCGCAAACCGGCAGGCCGAATGATGGTACCGATGCGACCGGATTTTACAATATGGAGTTCCATGTTGACATTTTCCCAAAGAAAGAATGGAAGCGCAAGCAGACAAAAGAGCAACTGATTGAAAGGATGCAGGAGAAGTTGAAGAGTTTTCCGGGGATAAGCCTGAACTTCTCTCAACCCATCTCAGACAACGTAGAAGAGGCTGTCTCCGGGGTAAAAGGTTCTATTGTGGTGAAGATGTTTGGCAATGATTTCGAGTTTATAGAGAAAGAAGAAGAGAAGATTGAGAATATTCTGAAAACTGTAGAAGGGATTGAAGATTTAGGGATCCTGAGAAACCTTGGACAGCCAGAACTGCAGATCAACCTGGATCAGAATAAAATGGCTTTATATGGGGTGAGCACTGCAGATGCCAATGCGGTGATTGAGATGGCGATCGGTGGAAAAGCGGCTACACAGATTTATGAGGGAGAACGAAAGTTTGACCTAATTATCCGCTATCCGGAAGACTTCAGAAAAGACGAAAGCGATATTGCAAAACTGCGTATTCCTACCATTTCCGGTGCAAAAGTACCATTAGGGGAAATCGCCAGCATCAAGAAAATCACTGGTCCCAGTATGATTTACCGCGACAAGCACCAGCGGTATGGTGCCATTAAGTTTTCCATTCGCGGCAGGGATATGGGCAGTGTGATTGCGGAGGCTCAGGCCAAAGTAAATGAGAAAATTAAGCTTCCAAAGGAGTATAAACTGGAATGGGCAGGTGATTTTGAGAACCAGCAAAGGGCAACCAGCAGGTTATCACAAGCCGTTCCTATCAGTCTGTTGCTGATCTTTTTAATTCTATTTGTATTGCTAGGTAATATCAAAGACTCTTTATTGGTCTTGAATAATGTGCCTTTTGCCATGGTTGGTGGGATATTGGCTATCCTGGCTACCGGTATCAATTTTAACATTTCGGCGGGGATTGGTTTTATTGCCCTGTTTGGGATCTGTGTGCAGAATGGGGTGATCCTGATTACCAAGTTCAAGCACAATATTATAGAGCTGAGGCACCGTCCGGATTGGACTTTTGCGGATGCGATAAAAGACGGGGTATCGAGCAGGATACGTCCGGTACTGATGACGGCAATGATGGCAGCTATCGGCCTGATGCCCGCAGCAATGTCTACTGGAATTGGTGCTGAAGCTTCAAAACCATTGGCAATCGTAGTCATCGGAGGTTTAATTACCGATACCCTGTTTAACCTTTTTGTATACCCAATAGTATTCTATTGGGCATACCAGAAAAAGGTAAATCAAATGAATTAA
- a CDS encoding alpha-L-fucosidase, producing MKKSSFFFLCSFLLSTGGTFAQKAPAPYGAVPNKNQLAWQDMEYYMFIHFGPNTFTDKEWGHGDEDPKVFNPTKLDARQWARTAKDAGMKAIIITAKHHDGFCLFPSKYSTHTVRESAWKNGKGDVLKELSAACKEYGLKFGVYLSPWDRNHPKYGTPEYNQVFANTLKEVHTQYGPVFEQWFDGAKGEKEKNQDYDFKLFNSIVRANNPQAVIFSDIGPDARWMGNERGVAGTTNWSTLNTDGFGVGAAAPAAGILNTGNENGKYWIPAEVDVSIRPGWFYSANTDDKVKTLKELVSIYETSIGRNGNLLLNVPVNREGLIHPNDSTRLMEFKRTIDASYKINLAKGKKVTVSNTRKGAQFNAANLTDGNPATYWATDDQLKTAAITLDFGKATELNRLVLQEYITLGQRVKSFSVEYLDGDTYKTLDQQTTIGHKRILSFPRIKTTKLRVHILEANACPVLSEIAAYNAPDL from the coding sequence ATGAAGAAGTCGTCATTTTTTTTCTTATGTTCTTTTTTGCTGAGTACTGGTGGTACTTTTGCGCAAAAGGCACCTGCTCCTTATGGCGCAGTCCCAAATAAAAACCAGCTGGCATGGCAGGATATGGAATACTATATGTTTATCCATTTCGGGCCAAATACCTTTACCGACAAGGAATGGGGGCATGGTGATGAAGATCCTAAAGTCTTCAACCCAACCAAACTGGATGCCCGTCAATGGGCGCGTACCGCGAAAGATGCAGGGATGAAAGCCATTATTATCACTGCAAAACACCACGATGGCTTTTGCCTGTTTCCAAGTAAATACAGTACTCATACCGTAAGAGAAAGTGCCTGGAAAAATGGTAAAGGCGATGTACTGAAAGAACTTTCTGCAGCCTGTAAAGAATATGGCTTGAAATTCGGCGTATACCTATCCCCATGGGACCGTAACCATCCTAAATATGGCACGCCGGAGTACAATCAAGTATTTGCCAATACGCTAAAAGAAGTACATACTCAGTATGGGCCTGTATTTGAGCAATGGTTTGACGGTGCAAAAGGAGAAAAAGAGAAAAATCAGGACTACGACTTTAAGCTGTTCAACAGCATTGTGAGAGCAAATAATCCACAAGCGGTGATCTTTAGCGACATCGGACCTGATGCCCGCTGGATGGGAAATGAAAGAGGAGTTGCTGGAACTACCAACTGGTCTACGCTAAATACCGATGGTTTTGGGGTAGGGGCAGCAGCACCTGCAGCAGGCATATTGAATACCGGAAATGAAAATGGAAAATACTGGATTCCTGCTGAAGTGGATGTTTCCATCAGACCAGGATGGTTCTATAGCGCGAATACAGATGATAAAGTGAAAACTTTAAAAGAACTGGTTTCTATTTATGAAACCTCTATCGGCCGCAATGGCAACCTGTTGTTGAACGTTCCGGTAAACCGGGAAGGACTGATTCATCCCAACGATTCCACCCGCTTGATGGAATTCAAAAGAACCATTGATGCCAGCTATAAAATAAACCTGGCGAAAGGAAAGAAAGTTACGGTGAGCAATACCAGAAAAGGCGCACAATTTAATGCTGCAAACCTGACTGATGGAAATCCTGCTACTTATTGGGCTACAGATGATCAGCTGAAAACCGCTGCGATTACCCTTGATTTTGGTAAAGCAACGGAACTCAACCGCCTGGTTTTACAGGAATATATCACCCTCGGACAACGTGTCAAATCATTTTCTGTCGAGTACTTAGATGGCGATACTTACAAAACGTTAGACCAGCAAACCACGATTGGTCATAAGCGAATCCTTTCTTTTCCAAGAATAAAAACCACTAAACTCCGTGTCCATATACTGGAAGCAAATGCCTGTCCGGTGCTATCAGAGATAGCAGCATATAACGCACCGGACTTATAG